One genomic window of Desulfovibrio psychrotolerans includes the following:
- the yedF gene encoding sulfurtransferase-like selenium metabolism protein YedF: MPEIELNCQNLACPQPVLECKKLIESKTPAAFSILVDNDAARENVSRFIGSKGYTAEVQPVAGGWRIVATASDMSAQDCACEVMNAPQLASIDRKICVFIASDVIGSGDDELGGRLMKNFMATLPELGADLWRIVMVNAGVKLAVEDSPVLGELQRLEADGVSILVCGTCLDFFNLLDKRAVGQTTNMLDVVTSMQLAAKVIRP; encoded by the coding sequence ATGCCAGAAATTGAACTGAACTGCCAGAACCTTGCATGCCCCCAGCCCGTGCTGGAATGCAAGAAACTTATTGAATCGAAAACCCCCGCCGCGTTTTCCATCCTGGTGGATAATGATGCCGCTCGTGAGAATGTTTCGCGTTTTATCGGCAGCAAAGGGTATACCGCAGAGGTGCAGCCCGTTGCGGGCGGCTGGCGCATAGTCGCCACAGCGTCGGATATGTCTGCGCAGGACTGCGCCTGCGAAGTCATGAACGCTCCGCAACTGGCATCCATTGACCGCAAAATCTGCGTGTTCATCGCCTCCGACGTCATCGGCAGCGGAGACGACGAGCTTGGCGGAAGGCTGATGAAGAATTTTATGGCTACCCTGCCGGAGCTGGGAGCGGACCTGTGGCGCATTGTCATGGTGAACGCGGGGGTGAAGCTGGCTGTGGAAGATAGCCCCGTACTGGGAGAACTGCAACGGTTGGAAGCAGACGGGGTTTCCATCCTTGTGTGCGGTACCTGCCTCGATTTCTTTAACCTTCTTGATAAACGGGCCGTTGGTCAGACAACGAATATGCTGGACGTGGTCACAAGCATGCAGTTGGCTGCCAAAGTCATACGGCCCTAG